Proteins from a genomic interval of Niabella soli DSM 19437:
- a CDS encoding RNA polymerase sigma-70 factor — protein sequence MRASDPKAFETLFRIHYQPLCLFANRFLNDLELSKETVSDVFSYLWEHRTTIVISVSLKAYLHKIVQNKCLNIIKRKKIENRYVDYMLRTGLVNDNTYFDKITDAYYSKQLGEEINGAINKLPERCREIFRLSRFEEMSYKEIAERLSISPKTVENQMGIALAKLKAALNKFLTFFF from the coding sequence ATGCGCGCATCAGATCCGAAGGCATTTGAGACTTTATTTCGTATCCACTATCAGCCGCTTTGCTTATTTGCCAATCGTTTTTTGAATGATCTGGAGCTATCGAAAGAAACTGTGTCCGATGTTTTTTCTTATTTATGGGAGCACCGGACAACTATTGTGATCAGCGTCTCGTTAAAAGCGTATTTACACAAAATAGTCCAAAACAAATGCCTGAATATCATCAAAAGAAAAAAAATCGAGAACCGGTATGTTGATTATATGTTGCGAACAGGCCTTGTGAACGACAATACCTATTTCGATAAGATAACAGATGCTTATTACAGTAAACAGCTTGGGGAGGAGATCAATGGAGCGATCAACAAGCTGCCCGAACGTTGCCGGGAAATATTCCGGCTCAGCCGTTTTGAAGAAATGAGCTACAAAGAAATAGCAGAAAGGCTTTCCATCAGCCCCAAAACAGTTGAAAATCAAATGGGCATAGCGCTTGCCAAACTAAAAGCAGCGCTTAATAAATTTTTAACATTTTTTTTCTGA
- a CDS encoding methylmalonyl-CoA mutase family protein: MQSDQHIKERLEQNYQALEKQLEPELQELLKNWPRLQEQYEKDVFEFTVRDRTINLPLTATSLSGTVIKKILLPKYKDWGDLLKWQLQENVPGKFPFTAGVFDLKREGEDPTRMFAGEGCPERTNKRFHYVSADSAAKRLSTAFDSVTLYGEDPGHRPDIYGKIGNSGVSIATVDDAKKLYSGFDLCHPATSVSMTINGPAPMILAFFLNAAIDQECEKYIEEHHLWDQVAALRKEKFAHFPEPKYNNPLSPEGLPHSNNGLGLGLLGLSGDEVLEKATYDKIKAATLTKVRGTVQADILKEDQAQNTCIFSTEFALKLMGDVQEYFIKNKVRNFYSVSISGYHIAEAGANPITQLAFTLSNGFTYVEYYLSRGMHIDDFAPNLSFFFSNGMDPEYSVIGRVARRIWAKAIKNVYKGNERSQKLKYHIQTSGRSLHAQEIDFNDIRTTLQALYAIYDNCNSLHTNAYDEAITTPTEESVRRAMAIQLIINRELGTVASENFIQGSFAIEELTNLVEEAVLSEFDRINERGGVLGAMERMYQRNKIQEESLYYEMKKNDGSLPLIGVNTFLNKQGSPTVLPNEVIRSIPAEKEQQITNLKNFRERNNEKNAAAITALKQAAIEGTNLFEVLMDCVKTCSLGQITHALYEVGGQYRRSM, encoded by the coding sequence ATGCAATCGGATCAGCATATAAAGGAGCGATTAGAGCAAAATTACCAGGCGCTGGAAAAGCAACTGGAACCGGAGTTGCAGGAACTGTTGAAAAACTGGCCACGGTTACAGGAACAATATGAAAAGGACGTTTTTGAATTTACGGTGCGTGATAGAACCATCAACCTGCCTTTAACGGCAACCTCTTTGAGCGGAACGGTCATAAAAAAGATATTGCTCCCCAAATACAAAGACTGGGGCGATTTGTTGAAATGGCAGTTGCAGGAAAATGTGCCCGGGAAATTTCCCTTTACCGCCGGCGTATTTGATCTGAAGCGGGAGGGGGAAGACCCTACCCGGATGTTTGCGGGGGAGGGTTGCCCGGAGCGGACCAATAAACGCTTTCATTATGTAAGTGCCGATAGCGCCGCCAAGCGCCTGAGCACTGCTTTTGATAGTGTAACGCTTTACGGGGAGGACCCGGGCCACCGACCGGATATTTATGGAAAGATCGGGAACAGCGGCGTTAGTATTGCTACGGTTGATGATGCAAAAAAATTGTACAGTGGTTTTGATCTTTGTCATCCGGCGACCTCTGTTTCCATGACCATTAACGGACCGGCGCCGATGATCCTTGCTTTTTTTCTCAACGCTGCCATCGACCAGGAATGCGAAAAATACATTGAGGAACATCACCTGTGGGATCAGGTTGCGGCGCTCCGTAAGGAAAAATTTGCACATTTTCCTGAACCTAAATACAATAATCCATTATCACCAGAAGGGCTTCCGCATTCCAATAACGGTCTGGGCCTGGGTTTGCTGGGATTGAGCGGTGATGAGGTGTTAGAGAAAGCCACCTATGATAAAATAAAAGCTGCTACCTTAACAAAAGTACGCGGCACCGTACAGGCGGATATTTTAAAGGAAGACCAGGCGCAGAATACCTGCATTTTTTCTACCGAGTTTGCCCTGAAGCTAATGGGCGATGTGCAGGAATACTTTATAAAAAACAAGGTGAGAAATTTCTACAGCGTCAGCATCAGTGGTTATCACATAGCCGAAGCTGGTGCCAACCCCATAACCCAATTGGCCTTTACATTGTCTAATGGGTTTACCTATGTAGAGTATTACCTCAGCCGCGGCATGCATATTGATGATTTTGCGCCCAACCTTTCTTTTTTCTTCAGTAATGGTATGGATCCTGAGTACAGCGTCATCGGTCGTGTGGCGCGCCGGATCTGGGCCAAGGCGATTAAAAATGTGTACAAAGGCAATGAGCGTTCTCAAAAATTAAAATATCATATCCAGACATCGGGTCGCAGCCTGCATGCCCAGGAAATCGATTTTAATGATATCCGCACCACACTTCAGGCGCTGTATGCCATTTATGATAACTGTAATTCCTTACATACCAACGCCTATGATGAGGCGATCACTACACCAACAGAAGAAAGTGTACGCAGGGCAATGGCGATACAACTGATCATTAACCGGGAGCTGGGCACTGTAGCGTCGGAAAATTTTATACAGGGGAGTTTCGCCATTGAGGAGCTGACCAATCTCGTGGAAGAAGCGGTATTGTCGGAATTTGACCGCATTAATGAACGGGGCGGTGTTTTAGGCGCCATGGAACGCATGTACCAGCGCAATAAGATCCAGGAGGAAAGCCTGTATTATGAGATGAAAAAGAACGACGGCAGTTTGCCCTTAATTGGAGTAAATACTTTTTTAAACAAACAGGGAAGCCCTACCGTTTTACCCAATGAAGTGATCCGCAGCATCCCCGCCGAAAAAGAGCAACAAATAACCAATCTCAAAAACTTCCGGGAACGCAATAACGAAAAAAACGCTGCGGCCATTACTGCTTTAAAACAGGCCGCTATTGAAGGCACCAATTTATTTGAGGTGCTCATGGATTGTGTAAAAACCTGTTCTTTAGGGCAGATCACCCATGCATTATATGAGGTTGGAGGGCAATATCGGCGCAGTATGTAA
- a CDS encoding PDDEXK nuclease domain-containing protein codes for MAIIRSYKKWLGTLKEQIAQSRLQSSLAVNTNMLLLYWFIGKQIVQKVDVEDWGAKVIEQLSDDLQTSFPDVRGFSVRNLLYMKQFAVTYPDLLITQQPVAQLRNGRNSGASKTKTTIKKSSTAAFTQQPVAQFEATDYFLSNPLLTGIPWGHHTYLIDKINDDAERLWYIQKTIENNWSRAVLQYQVATDLYLRQHKTKKISNFHLTLPKPQADLANQILKDPYVFRFPQIGEFTTERELEQHLIHHLRDFILELGAGFAYVGRQVKFKVGKKDYYIDLLFYHLFLRCFIVIELKMEAFEMAHSGQMNGYLNMVNKQLKQEQDQPSIGIILCAAKDAVEVDFALMNINHPIGVSEYTFSKELPRKLKNKLPTAKQLRDEVKTFYKKLKNRK; via the coding sequence ATGGCAATAATCCGATCATATAAAAAATGGCTGGGAACCTTAAAGGAGCAGATCGCGCAAAGCCGCCTGCAATCATCGTTGGCAGTTAATACCAACATGTTGCTGTTGTATTGGTTTATCGGAAAGCAGATCGTTCAAAAGGTTGATGTGGAAGATTGGGGGGCAAAAGTGATTGAACAACTGTCTGATGATCTGCAAACGTCTTTTCCGGATGTACGGGGCTTTTCCGTACGCAACCTGCTCTATATGAAACAATTTGCTGTTACCTACCCTGATCTGCTAATTACGCAACAGCCTGTTGCGCAATTACGAAATGGTCGTAATTCCGGGGCTTCCAAAACTAAAACAACGATAAAAAAGTCATCAACTGCTGCATTTACGCAACAACCTGTTGCGCAATTTGAAGCGACAGACTATTTTCTGTCAAACCCTTTATTGACAGGCATTCCGTGGGGACATCACACGTACCTGATCGATAAAATAAATGATGATGCAGAACGTTTATGGTATATTCAAAAAACAATAGAAAACAACTGGAGTCGTGCGGTGTTACAATACCAGGTAGCAACCGATTTATACCTGCGACAACATAAAACAAAGAAGATCTCTAACTTTCATTTAACCCTGCCAAAGCCGCAGGCGGATCTTGCTAACCAGATTTTAAAAGATCCCTATGTTTTCCGTTTTCCCCAAATTGGTGAATTTACTACAGAGCGCGAGTTGGAACAACATTTGATACATCACCTCCGTGATTTTATTTTGGAGCTCGGGGCCGGCTTTGCTTATGTAGGACGGCAGGTGAAATTTAAAGTAGGAAAAAAAGATTATTATATTGATTTGCTGTTTTATCATTTATTTCTGCGCTGCTTTATCGTGATCGAATTAAAAATGGAAGCATTTGAAATGGCTCATTCAGGACAAATGAATGGCTATTTGAATATGGTGAACAAGCAGTTGAAACAGGAGCAGGATCAGCCTTCAATCGGAATTATTTTATGTGCTGCAAAAGATGCTGTTGAAGTTGATTTTGCGTTGATGAATATTAACCATCCAATAGGTGTAAGCGAATATACCTTTAGCAAAGAGCTACCCCGAAAATTAAAAAACAAACTGCCTACTGCAAAGCAATTGCGGGATGAAGTGAAAACGTTTTACAAAAAATTAAAAAACCGGAAATAA
- a CDS encoding cobalamin-dependent protein (Presence of a B(12) (cobalamin)-binding domain implies dependence on cobalamin itself, in one of its several forms, or in some unusual lineages, dependence on a cobalamin-like analog.) → MKKVTLRIVTAASLFDGHDAAINIMRRILQSKGVEIIHLGHNRGVQEIVECAIEEDAHAIAITSYQGGHLEFFKYMKDLLNEAGCGHIKIFGGGGGTILPQEIEELEGYGIDRIYSPDDGRKLGLEGMIEDLIRHAGSDAALNAYARAPDHWKGASPLQEAKDIRFIARAITQVESGNNNPVKIPGQKQDTTIPVLGITGTGGAGKSSVTDELVRRFLNHYPDKTIAVVSVDPSRKKTGGALLGDRIRMNAIAHPRAYMRSMATRDDHVALSGAIQKAIDVCKDAAFDLIVLESAGVGQSDASIIDHVDASMYVMTPEYGAASQLEKINMLDYADIICINKFDKAGALDALMEVRKQYKRNHQLWQEPDEALPVIGTIAAKFNDRGVNELFLKVIRVLNAKCAAGFEESISFQGAAPTEQAIIPGKRVRYLSDISESIRQYNQWVDERAAIATKLYQLDGVIKNFNL, encoded by the coding sequence ATGAAAAAGGTTACTTTACGTATCGTTACGGCGGCATCCCTGTTTGACGGGCATGATGCTGCCATAAATATTATGCGACGGATCCTGCAGTCGAAAGGCGTGGAAATCATTCACCTGGGGCATAACCGCGGCGTGCAGGAAATTGTGGAATGCGCTATTGAGGAAGATGCACATGCTATTGCTATTACCAGCTACCAGGGCGGCCACCTTGAATTTTTTAAGTATATGAAAGACCTGCTCAACGAGGCGGGCTGCGGGCATATAAAGATCTTCGGCGGTGGGGGAGGTACGATTTTGCCACAGGAAATAGAAGAGCTGGAGGGTTATGGTATTGACCGGATCTATAGTCCGGATGACGGAAGAAAGTTAGGGTTAGAAGGAATGATCGAAGACCTGATCCGCCATGCCGGGTCCGATGCGGCGCTGAACGCCTATGCCCGGGCGCCGGATCACTGGAAGGGCGCTTCTCCACTGCAGGAGGCGAAAGACATTCGCTTTATTGCACGGGCCATCACCCAGGTGGAATCCGGCAACAACAACCCCGTAAAGATACCCGGGCAAAAACAAGATACAACGATCCCGGTGTTAGGCATAACCGGAACCGGGGGCGCTGGTAAATCATCTGTTACTGATGAATTGGTGCGCCGCTTCTTAAACCACTATCCGGATAAGACCATCGCTGTTGTTTCCGTGGATCCTTCCCGGAAAAAAACAGGAGGTGCTTTGCTGGGCGATCGCATCCGGATGAATGCCATTGCACATCCCAGGGCGTATATGCGCTCGATGGCCACAAGGGATGATCATGTGGCATTGAGTGGCGCCATTCAAAAAGCAATCGATGTTTGCAAAGATGCCGCCTTTGATCTGATCGTCCTGGAAAGCGCCGGAGTGGGCCAAAGCGATGCTTCTATCATTGATCACGTAGACGCAAGTATGTATGTGATGACCCCTGAATATGGCGCGGCTTCCCAGTTGGAAAAAATCAATATGCTCGATTATGCCGATATCATCTGCATTAATAAATTTGATAAAGCGGGCGCTTTAGATGCACTGATGGAAGTACGCAAACAATATAAAAGAAATCACCAGTTATGGCAGGAGCCGGATGAGGCATTACCCGTTATTGGAACCATTGCTGCGAAATTTAATGACCGGGGCGTCAATGAGCTGTTTCTAAAGGTTATCCGGGTATTGAATGCAAAATGTGCGGCTGGTTTTGAGGAAAGCATTTCATTCCAGGGAGCCGCACCAACAGAGCAGGCCATTATTCCCGGCAAAAGAGTGCGCTATCTTTCCGACATTTCAGAATCCATCCGGCAGTATAATCAATGGGTAGATGAAAGAGCGGCCATTGCTACGAAGTTGTATCAGTTGGACGGAGTGATAAAGAATTTCAATTTATAA